One Vidua chalybeata isolate OUT-0048 chromosome 22, bVidCha1 merged haplotype, whole genome shotgun sequence genomic region harbors:
- the RER1 gene encoding protein RER1, producing the protein MSEGDSIGESVHGKPSVVYRFFSRLGQIYQSWLDKSTPYTAVRWIVTLGLSFIYMIRVYLLQGWYIVTYALGIYHLNLFIAFLSPKVDPSLMEDSDDGPSLPTRQNEEFRPFIRRLPEFKFWHSATKGILVAMACTFFEAFNVPVFWPILVMYFIMLFCITMKRQIKHMIKYRYIPFTHGKRKYKGKEDVGKTFAS; encoded by the exons ATGTCAGAAGGGGACAGCATTGGGGAGTCTGTGCATGGAAAACCTTCCGTGGTCTATAGATTTTTCTCAAGACTTGGACAG ATCTACCAGTCCTGGTTAGACAAATCCACCCCCTACACTGCAGTGCGATGGATTGTAACGCTGGGGCTGAGCTTTATCTACATGATTAGAGTTTATTTACTGCAG GGTTGGTACATTGTGACATATGCCTTGGGAATCTACCACCTCAACCTCTTCATAGCTTTCTTGTCGCCAAAGGTAGACCCCTCTCTAATGGAAGACTCAG aTGATGGTCCTTCCTTACCTACAAGGCAAAATGAAGAATTTCGGCCTTTCATTAGAAGGCTCCCAGAATTCAAATTCTG GCATTCTGCCACTAAAGGAATCCTGGTTGCTATGGCTTGTACATTCTTTGAGGCTTTCAACGTTCCTGTGTTTTGGCCAATCCTTGTGATGTACTTCATTATGCTATTTTGTATCACTATGAAGAGGCAAATCAAG caCATGATAAAGTACAGATATATACCCTTCACACATGGCAAGAGGAAATACAAAGGGAAAGAGGATGTGGGGAAGACCTTTGCTAGCTAG